GAAGCTATATTTAAGAGCGTTAGACGAGATCAGCTTATTTATGTATAAAACCAGAGATCAATAGTGGAAACCATAAATATTAGCTATTAATTCTAACCCACCCCTCCACACTATAGAACGAGGTTCTCAGTCGTAGCAGATCCCACTAGCCCCTAGAGGCGACTATAAATGTCCTTAAGATGTGTGGAAAGACCTTCTAGTGACAAACGGATATGGCATGGCTGATACAGAGACTCTTCTGCTACCACGCGTTGTTGCAGCTAAGCTTTGTCAAGAGGCTGAGAGGATGGAGCTTGCTGTTGGGGAATATCTCCTGGAGGTTCTCTCTCAAAGCGGGGATCCTCGTGGGAGGGATGGGGCTGAAATCTTTTTGATGTTTAGAGTAGAAGCAAATAATATATTTAGAGCCCGCCTGGGCTTGGAGCAGAGCCCCCATCACCCAGGCGGATCATCAATAAATCTATAATCCTCGGAGCTTATAAAGCTTTAATGGTATCAACCTATCTCATAGCTCTGAAGGGCTTGAATCGCTATGATGATTATCAACCCATATAAACTTCTCCTTTAACACCAAGATATTTTCAGCCCTAGAGTTGCATATAATCGATAGGGGATATATGAGAGCTTGTATAGGAGCTTCATTAGAGGGGACGAGCTAATAGAGATCTAGCGTATAGAGGATCCAAGTTATATGATAGCTCATAAGACATCCCGTAACTCTTTCAATGTGGAGGAAGGTTATATATATTAGCTCTGCTGTGAATCTATCTAGGCGGCTATGTGGGGCAGTGTTTATAGGGATTTTGAGAGGCTCTGGATATGGGAGAGGCTTGGAGATAGGCTTGGCTGGTATCTAGGGGTTTCTATCAATAGATACCCTGCTAAATATAATATAGCTAATAGAGTCGCTGTCCCTGCTAATGGCTTTGACGAGATAGGCTCTGTTGGGGAGGGGCTCTCGATATATGAGAGGGCTACTGAGGATTTTCTGAGGCTTTGGAGGGATGTTAGGTATGGGGGTGAGGATATAACTAGGCTTGATAAGCCTAGATATAGCTTGCTAGACCTTGCAAGAGATCTTGTTAGGGCTATTGTGAGGAAATGTGTTTTCTGTAGATGGAGATGTGGCGTTGACAGGGCTAGGGGTGAGAAGCTGGGTGCATGTATGCTCACCACAGAGAGCAGGGTTGGCTCCTACTTCCACCACTTCGGCGAGGAGCTTGTCTTCAGAGGCACACATGGCTCTGGAACTATATTCTTCACATCGTGCAACATGAGGTGCCTCTTCTGCCAGAATAGCGATATCTCGAGGGATAGATTCAACGGTGTCCCCTACACCCCCAGGGAGCTTGCCCAGATAGCATTCCTCCTCAGGATCGAGGGCTGCCATAATATAAACTGGGTTGGGGGTGAGCCTACTGTTCATCTCCACTCCATAGTAGAGGCTATATGGTATCTAGCTAATGAGGGCTTCAAGCTAATGCCCAGGGGCGGGGAGCTTGATAAGCTCCTCCTAACAAAGGCTGATAGCTATATACCATATCCCATGGACAAGAGGTTTGGATCGTATAAGGGTCTCTTCAACGTCCCAATGCTATTCAATACAAACATGTTCCTCTCAAGGGAATCCATGGTTCTTCTAAGACCCCTCATAGATATATGGCTACCTGACTTTAAATTCGGCCCTGGGAGATGCGCTATAAGGCTATCCAGAACCCCGTGGTACTACGAGACAGTTGCTAACAACCTCAAAACACTCTATGAGTGGGGTGAGGAGATGGTTATAAGACACCTCGTAATGCCAAACCATGTTGAGTGCTGCACAAAACCTGTTCTCGAGTGGATAGCTAAGAACATCCCTGGCACCCCTGTGAACGTTATGGATCAATATAGGCCTGAGGCATATGCAGATCCTAGCTCGCCAAGCTTCAGCCCAGACGCATTCGACATAGCTAGAAGACCAACTAGGGAGGAGATTATAAGGGCATGGAGATATGCGGAGGAGCTAGGGCTGAACTATAGAGAGGTAACATTCGAGAAGAAACTATCAATAAGATCTATAGAGGGTTTAGAAGCACTTATAGAGAGCTAAACCCAAGCTCCTAATAAATCTATGAGATATATAGCCACCTAGCCATAGAGGACGGCATTCTAATATCTATAAAGCGTCACCAGCAAATCCTTATATATCCCATAAGCGGTTCTTGGGTTGGGATTTTCAATGGTAGTAAGGCTCTCAATAAAGCCAGGCTTGAGGTGTGAGGATGAGCCTGATATATGCCATAACAGGTGGCACCCCGATATAAAGCCTGCTGTAGAGGTCGATCCTGGGGAGGTTGTAGAGGTTGAGACAAGGGATGCCTTCGATGGCCAGATACTAGATAGACCGGGGGCTGATGACGTCTCGAATGCCGATCTCAACCTTGTACACCCACTCACAGGCCCTATCTATATAAAGGGTGCTAGGCCAGGGGATCTATTGGTTGTCGAGGTCCTCGATATCGAGGCTGACTCCTTTGGATACTCGGTTATAGTGCCTGGCTTCGGCTTTCTAAGGGATCTGTTTCCAAAACCCTATAAGGTTAGGTGGAGCATTAGCGGGGGCTATGCACACTCACAGGATCTACCTAATATAAGAATCCCCGGAGATCCGTTCTTCGGCGTTATGGGGGTCGCTCCATCTAGACCCCTTCTAGAGGCTATAAGGAGGAGGGAGGATGATCTAAGGGCTAGGGGTGGCTTCGTCCTACCCCCCGATCCTAGAGGAGCTGTTCCCAAGAGGGAGCCAGTTGCCTCTGAGGGGTTGAGAACTATACCTCCGAGGGAGAATGGTGGGAATCTGGATGTGAGGCATTTCAGCCCGGGATCCAAGATATATTTCCCAGTATTCGTAGATGGAGCCCTATTCTCCTTAGGTGATGCTCACTTCGCCCAGGGTGATGGAGAGGTATGTGGTACAGCTGTGGAGATGAGGGCTAGGGCTAAACTGAGGTTCTATTTGGTTAGAGAGGGTGCGAGGAGATATAATATCAACTCACCTATCTTCAAACCCTCTGAGAGCTCTCTGAGGAGGTTCTCGTGGTCGAGGACACTCGCTATAACTGGCTTCGGAGTTGTTGATGGGAGGAACGAGTCTGAGAATGCAACTCTATCTGCTAGGCATGCTCTCCTCAATGCTATAAATATTCTAGAGAAGATCGGTTATACGAGGGAGCAGGCGTATATAATAGCTAGTGTTGCTCTAGATCTTAGGCTCAGTCAGCTCGTTGATGTGCCTAACTTCACTGTAACGGCTTTCCTTCCTCTAGACATATTCATAGATCCGCCGAGGGAGCTCCTCGACCTACTTCTCTAACCCCGCCCTTGATGATAGTGTTTTTTAGCTTTATATTTGTATTAATAAGATACCTATATATTCTATCTATTTGGTAGGTGCTTGTATCGGATGAGCGAGAGGGAGGAGATCGAGGAGATTGCTGAAGAGGTTGAGGGGGAAGAGGTAGTTGGCGAGGCTGTTGCTGAAGAGGTTGAGTCTGAGGCAGAGGTTTCTGATCTTCTTTTAAGCTTGGATCAGATTAACACCATGATCCAGGTGACGGAGCTCTGGGACTCCATAGTATCTGGGAAGATAGATATAGATGAGGCTAAGAAGATATTGGATAGGCTCTCAGGCTATAGCAAGAGGCAGGCGATAGAGGCGGAGGTGGAGGAGGAAGAGTCTGAGGAGGAAG
This portion of the Sulfolobales archaeon genome encodes:
- a CDS encoding radical SAM protein; protein product: MWGSVYRDFERLWIWERLGDRLGWYLGVSINRYPAKYNIANRVAVPANGFDEIGSVGEGLSIYERATEDFLRLWRDVRYGGEDITRLDKPRYSLLDLARDLVRAIVRKCVFCRWRCGVDRARGEKLGACMLTTESRVGSYFHHFGEELVFRGTHGSGTIFFTSCNMRCLFCQNSDISRDRFNGVPYTPRELAQIAFLLRIEGCHNINWVGGEPTVHLHSIVEAIWYLANEGFKLMPRGGELDKLLLTKADSYIPYPMDKRFGSYKGLFNVPMLFNTNMFLSRESMVLLRPLIDIWLPDFKFGPGRCAIRLSRTPWYYETVANNLKTLYEWGEEMVIRHLVMPNHVECCTKPVLEWIAKNIPGTPVNVMDQYRPEAYADPSSPSFSPDAFDIARRPTREEIIRAWRYAEELGLNYREVTFEKKLSIRSIEGLEALIES
- a CDS encoding acetamidase/formamidase family protein, giving the protein MVVRLSIKPGLRCEDEPDICHNRWHPDIKPAVEVDPGEVVEVETRDAFDGQILDRPGADDVSNADLNLVHPLTGPIYIKGARPGDLLVVEVLDIEADSFGYSVIVPGFGFLRDLFPKPYKVRWSISGGYAHSQDLPNIRIPGDPFFGVMGVAPSRPLLEAIRRREDDLRARGGFVLPPDPRGAVPKREPVASEGLRTIPPRENGGNLDVRHFSPGSKIYFPVFVDGALFSLGDAHFAQGDGEVCGTAVEMRARAKLRFYLVREGARRYNINSPIFKPSESSLRRFSWSRTLAITGFGVVDGRNESENATLSARHALLNAINILEKIGYTREQAYIIASVALDLRLSQLVDVPNFTVTAFLPLDIFIDPPRELLDLLL